In one window of Deinococcus hopiensis KR-140 DNA:
- the ilvD gene encoding dihydroxy-acid dehydratase, with the protein MPTYRSRTTTEGRNMAGARALWRATGMQEGDFQKPIIAVVNSFTQFVPGHVHLKDLGQLVAREIEAAGGVAKEFNTIAVDDGIAMGHDGMLYSLPSRELIADSVEYMVNAHCADAMVCISNCDKITPGMLMAALRLNIPAVFVSGGPMEAGKILLKNTLHSLDLVDAMVMAADDAVSDEQVLDVERSACPTCGSCSGMFTANSMNCLTEALGLSLPGNGSVLATHSDRERLFREAGHLIVDLAKRYYEGNEEGVLPRSIATLAAFENAMTLDIAMGGSTNTVLHLLAAAHEAGVDFTMSDIDRLSRRVPVLCKVAPAKNDVHMEDVHRAGGIMAILGQLERANLLNRDVRFVHATSLTDALERWDVSRTADEKTHEFYRAAPGGIPTQLAFSQSRRYTVLDTDREGGVIRSAEHAFSSDGGLAVLYGNLAEDGCIVKTAGVDESILKFTGTARVFESQDAAVDGILNGDVQAGEVVLIRYEGPRGGPGMQEMLYPTSYLKSRGLGKACALVTDGRFSGGSSGLSIGHVSPEAAEGGTIGLVETGDRIEIDIPGRSIHLAVDDATLAARRQKRDEDGWHPAEARPRKVTAALRAYASMTTSAARGAVRKI; encoded by the coding sequence ATGCCGACCTACCGCTCAAGAACGACGACCGAAGGCCGCAACATGGCCGGCGCACGGGCCCTATGGCGGGCGACGGGAATGCAGGAGGGTGACTTCCAGAAACCCATCATCGCTGTGGTGAACTCGTTTACCCAGTTCGTGCCGGGGCACGTCCACCTCAAGGACCTCGGCCAGCTCGTTGCCCGTGAGATCGAGGCGGCGGGCGGCGTGGCCAAGGAATTCAACACCATCGCCGTGGACGACGGCATCGCGATGGGCCACGACGGCATGCTGTACTCGCTACCCAGCCGTGAACTGATCGCCGACAGCGTGGAATACATGGTGAACGCCCACTGCGCGGACGCGATGGTCTGCATCTCCAACTGCGACAAGATCACGCCCGGCATGCTGATGGCCGCGCTGCGCCTGAACATCCCCGCCGTGTTCGTATCGGGCGGACCAATGGAAGCCGGCAAAATCCTGCTCAAGAACACCCTGCATTCTCTGGACCTTGTGGACGCGATGGTCATGGCTGCGGACGACGCCGTGAGCGACGAGCAAGTTCTGGACGTGGAGAGAAGCGCCTGCCCGACCTGCGGCTCCTGCTCGGGGATGTTCACAGCCAACTCTATGAACTGCTTGACCGAAGCGCTGGGCCTGTCTCTCCCGGGCAACGGCTCGGTGCTTGCGACGCACAGCGACCGCGAACGGCTGTTCCGGGAGGCAGGTCACCTGATCGTCGACCTCGCCAAGCGCTATTACGAGGGGAACGAAGAGGGCGTCTTGCCGCGCTCGATCGCCACGCTGGCCGCCTTCGAAAACGCCATGACGCTCGATATCGCCATGGGCGGTTCCACGAACACGGTGCTGCACCTGCTCGCCGCCGCGCACGAGGCGGGGGTGGACTTTACCATGTCGGACATTGACCGCCTGTCGCGCCGCGTTCCGGTGCTGTGTAAAGTGGCTCCGGCAAAAAACGACGTGCATATGGAAGACGTCCACCGCGCCGGGGGCATCATGGCGATCCTGGGACAGCTGGAAAGGGCGAATCTGCTCAACCGCGACGTGCGCTTCGTCCACGCCACCAGCCTGACCGACGCCCTGGAGCGATGGGACGTGTCGCGCACAGCGGACGAAAAAACCCACGAGTTTTACCGCGCCGCTCCCGGCGGGATTCCCACGCAACTCGCCTTCTCGCAGTCGCGCCGCTACACGGTCCTCGATACGGACCGGGAAGGGGGCGTGATCCGCAGCGCCGAGCACGCCTTCTCAAGTGACGGCGGGCTGGCCGTGCTGTACGGCAACCTCGCGGAGGACGGCTGCATCGTCAAGACCGCCGGGGTGGACGAGAGCATCCTCAAATTCACCGGCACCGCGCGCGTCTTTGAGTCGCAGGACGCGGCCGTGGACGGCATCCTCAACGGCGACGTGCAGGCGGGCGAGGTCGTCCTGATCCGCTACGAGGGTCCCCGTGGTGGTCCCGGGATGCAGGAGATGCTGTACCCCACCAGCTACCTGAAATCGAGGGGGCTGGGCAAGGCGTGCGCGCTCGTGACCGACGGGCGATTCAGCGGTGGCTCGTCGGGACTGTCCATCGGCCACGTGTCTCCCGAAGCGGCCGAGGGCGGCACCATCGGCCTCGTGGAGACGGGCGACCGCATCGAGATCGACATCCCGGGCCGCAGCATCCACCTCGCTGTGGACGACGCCACCCTCGCTGCCCGCCGGCAGAAGCGCGACGAGGATGGCTGGCATCCGGCCGAGGCCCGGCCCCGTAAAGTTACGGCGGCCCTGCGCGCCTACGCCAGCATGACCACGAGCGCGGCGCGGGGAGCAGTCCGGAAGATCTGA
- a CDS encoding imelysin family protein, translated as MNGKLTGLALALLLGTAQAADLSGVKTYLSGKISTQLAGTAALKAAADRYYDLAQKAGFDYARLARSTQARGALQQARAGWQKASPAYEDIEGIVAGVEDLSEFDLILDAGTSAAEGGEDVVPFDLKLPSGRVLPKPGNLFGVSEGTLWGTVKAYGSGVRYDVDGDGRLNFGDQLPDAGVLKAAADRLHSESQRLQKAAQAWIPTREDVFGALVGNVPTVGPVFFEDWKTSPFVLGARSQRKDFVVISRLSDLRGNVASWQAMYRGLSQDVKARNAALDGQIHSGMNELASLVDRLVAREQTRHYSPEQAEALQREAQNRATVITGRLTQAAALLGVKVQ; from the coding sequence ATGAATGGGAAATTAACGGGACTCGCCCTGGCTTTGCTGCTCGGAACGGCCCAGGCAGCCGACTTGAGCGGCGTGAAAACCTACCTGAGCGGCAAGATCAGCACGCAGCTCGCCGGCACGGCGGCGCTGAAAGCTGCGGCGGACCGGTATTACGACCTTGCCCAGAAGGCGGGTTTCGACTACGCGCGGCTGGCGCGGAGCACGCAGGCCCGGGGGGCACTGCAGCAGGCCCGGGCCGGGTGGCAGAAGGCCAGCCCCGCCTACGAGGACATTGAGGGCATCGTCGCGGGCGTGGAAGACCTCAGCGAGTTCGACCTGATTCTGGACGCGGGCACAAGCGCGGCGGAGGGCGGCGAGGACGTGGTGCCCTTCGACCTCAAACTCCCGAGCGGCCGGGTACTGCCCAAGCCGGGCAACCTGTTTGGGGTCAGCGAGGGCACGCTGTGGGGCACGGTGAAGGCCTACGGCAGTGGGGTCAGATACGATGTGGACGGCGACGGCCGGCTGAATTTCGGCGACCAGTTGCCGGACGCCGGGGTGCTCAAGGCCGCTGCAGACCGGCTGCACAGCGAGTCGCAGCGCCTCCAGAAAGCGGCCCAGGCCTGGATCCCCACCCGTGAGGACGTGTTCGGCGCCTTGGTCGGCAACGTGCCCACGGTCGGTCCCGTGTTTTTCGAGGACTGGAAGACCAGTCCCTTCGTGCTGGGAGCCAGGAGCCAGCGCAAGGACTTTGTCGTGATCTCCCGCCTGAGCGACCTGCGCGGCAACGTCGCCTCCTGGCAGGCGATGTACCGGGGGCTGAGCCAAGACGTGAAGGCCAGGAACGCTGCGCTCGACGGCCAGATTCACAGCGGCATGAACGAACTCGCATCTCTGGTTGACCGGTTGGTGGCCCGCGAACAGACGCGCCACTACAGCCCCGAGCAGGCCGAGGCCCTGCAGAGAGAAGCGCAGAACAGGGCCACCGTCATCACAGGACGCCTGACGCAGGCGGCAGCGCTGCTCGGCGTGAAGGTGCAGTGA
- a CDS encoding LacI family DNA-binding transcriptional regulator: MRKRSVTINEVAREAGVSISTVSRAMNGTAFVAEDKRRAVEAALERLGFQPNHLARTLTSGRSMSVGVLAEDIVSPYYADVIRGIEHALLDTAYQPVFNSGHWTRAYERRAIDTLISRRVDALVLLGSTLSDAELREVAEQVPLFVFGRLVPGLEDHCLALDQFRGAYGATRHLIERGHRDIVHIRGPEAQQDAEDRLRGYQAALRDNGVTPDPRLLVTGDFLEQTAYQATTRLIEGLVPFTAIFAGNDQMAVGARLALYRKGLRVPDDVSLVGFDDLPGTAFTSPPLTTVQQPTYAIGQALAAHVLSRLEGVASPLPQFELRVIVRDSTARVLRGFPGVAAR; this comes from the coding sequence ATGAGAAAACGGAGCGTCACCATCAACGAGGTTGCGCGGGAGGCGGGCGTGTCCATCAGTACCGTGTCCCGCGCAATGAACGGCACGGCGTTCGTGGCCGAGGACAAACGCCGGGCCGTTGAGGCGGCGCTGGAGCGGCTGGGCTTTCAGCCCAACCACCTCGCACGGACCCTGACCAGCGGCCGCAGCATGAGCGTGGGCGTGCTGGCCGAGGACATCGTGAGCCCCTACTACGCGGACGTAATCCGGGGTATCGAACACGCGCTGCTGGACACGGCGTATCAGCCGGTCTTCAACAGCGGGCACTGGACGCGGGCGTATGAGCGCCGCGCGATCGACACCCTGATCTCCCGGCGGGTAGACGCCCTCGTCCTGCTGGGCAGCACCCTGAGCGACGCGGAACTCAGGGAGGTGGCCGAGCAGGTGCCGCTGTTCGTGTTCGGACGCCTCGTTCCCGGCCTGGAGGACCACTGCCTCGCGCTGGACCAGTTTCGCGGAGCCTACGGCGCCACCCGCCACCTGATCGAACGGGGGCACCGCGACATCGTGCATATCCGGGGCCCCGAGGCGCAGCAGGACGCCGAAGACCGCCTACGGGGTTATCAGGCGGCGCTGCGCGACAACGGCGTGACGCCCGATCCCCGCCTCCTGGTAACGGGCGACTTTCTGGAGCAGACGGCGTACCAGGCCACCACCCGCCTGATTGAGGGCCTGGTCCCCTTTACCGCCATCTTCGCCGGCAACGACCAGATGGCAGTGGGAGCGCGGCTCGCGCTGTACCGCAAGGGCCTGCGCGTGCCCGACGACGTGTCATTGGTGGGCTTTGACGATCTGCCGGGCACCGCCTTTACCTCGCCGCCCCTGACCACCGTGCAGCAGCCCACCTACGCCATTGGGCAAGCGCTCGCTGCCCATGTGCTTTCGCGGTTGGAGGGCGTGGCCTCTCCCCTGCCCCAGTTCGAGCTGAGGGTGATCGTGCGGGACTCGACGGCGCGGGTGCTGCGCGGCTTTCCAGGCGTGGCCGCCCGGTAG
- a CDS encoding zinc metallopeptidase: MYSTLILLLLLSAVALQFALKSTVKKHLKTLGPRPETGAQVARTLLDRQGLPHVTVEETSSKLSDHYDPRGKVVRLSADIYHGQGVAAQAIAAHECGHAAQDAEAMALLRLRGQLALPLSAASWLAPLMVMVGVMVHFTALYWLGALIFAALLAFHLITLPVEFDASRRALTALHQLRYLDGRNVGGARRVLGMAAMTYVIAALMAFVQLLQILTRR, encoded by the coding sequence ATGTATTCCACCTTGATCTTGCTGCTGCTTCTCAGCGCCGTCGCGCTGCAGTTCGCTCTGAAGTCCACGGTCAAAAAGCATCTCAAGACCTTGGGGCCCCGCCCGGAGACCGGCGCGCAGGTGGCGCGGACGCTGCTTGACCGTCAGGGCCTGCCCCACGTGACCGTCGAAGAGACGTCCAGCAAGCTCTCGGACCATTACGATCCACGGGGGAAGGTCGTGCGCCTCTCGGCGGACATCTACCACGGTCAGGGCGTCGCGGCGCAGGCCATCGCCGCCCACGAATGCGGGCATGCCGCGCAGGACGCCGAAGCGATGGCCCTGCTGCGGCTGCGCGGCCAGCTCGCGCTGCCCCTCTCGGCGGCGTCGTGGCTCGCGCCCCTGATGGTCATGGTGGGCGTGATGGTCCATTTCACCGCGCTGTACTGGCTGGGGGCCCTGATCTTCGCCGCGCTGCTCGCCTTCCACCTCATCACCCTGCCGGTCGAGTTCGACGCCAGCCGCCGGGCCCTCACGGCGCTGCACCAGTTGCGGTACCTCGACGGCCGCAACGTGGGTGGGGCTCGGCGCGTGCTCGGCATGGCCGCCATGACCTACGTGATCGCCGCCCTGATGGCCTTCGTGCAGTTGCTGCAAATCCTGACCCGCCGGTAG
- a CDS encoding glycoside hydrolase family 26 protein, protein MRILSLGAALLLSGSLASSSAQQTVPPPEPAAGVAGLPVLEDKDSARTDGIFFGIFRERADHAAIPAEVAADLRFKPASVMWYVAWKDRTAFPREEVLALSKQGVVPHITWEPWDWNLKAGDPGQITLAAIVGGAWDGYIRDWARAARAADVPLLLRWGHEFNGNWYPWAVANNGQDPALYVRAYRHVHDIFKAEGANKVQWIWCLNNADVPGEGWNDAARAYPGAEYVDWVGLDGYNWGTNPSWGTWTPFRDVFKTAYDKAVAVAPDKPVVVAEFASSEVGGDKGAWILNMFADLPKVFPQIRSVVWFDIQKEEDWRVGSTLGSRERLVTGLRNKFIRGSGTAMLAVPASLKTPAAAPGTGSRPIADFEQLRDGRLTTVEGGKVYLSGYQQNAAQSSTFSGQEAGREAPAVVLAPGNGLSQRAAFDFGIRAPNSYAGVVLTLDLLPRTAGGAVVSADLSGFRTLRLQLGASGTHRVRLELLADSSLGLADGSHPQVYVDVGPGPRVMEVPLSRFLQPDWAPKKVTLDEVLRHLASINVVVDQIPSSGSVQLDDVGLLP, encoded by the coding sequence ATGCGTATTCTTTCCCTCGGTGCGGCCCTGCTGCTGTCTGGTTCCCTCGCCTCCTCCTCGGCGCAGCAGACGGTGCCGCCCCCTGAACCCGCGGCGGGTGTTGCGGGGCTGCCCGTGCTGGAGGACAAAGACAGCGCGAGGACGGACGGCATCTTTTTCGGCATCTTCCGGGAACGGGCGGATCACGCGGCCATTCCAGCGGAGGTGGCGGCGGACCTGCGATTCAAACCCGCGAGCGTGATGTGGTACGTGGCCTGGAAGGACCGGACGGCCTTTCCCCGGGAGGAGGTGCTGGCGCTCTCCAAACAGGGTGTGGTGCCGCACATCACCTGGGAACCCTGGGACTGGAACCTGAAGGCGGGCGATCCCGGACAGATTACTCTCGCGGCAATCGTGGGTGGAGCGTGGGACGGCTACATCCGCGACTGGGCGCGGGCGGCCCGCGCGGCAGACGTACCCCTGCTGCTGCGCTGGGGCCATGAGTTTAACGGCAACTGGTACCCGTGGGCCGTGGCGAACAATGGGCAGGACCCGGCCTTGTATGTGCGCGCCTACCGCCACGTCCACGATATTTTCAAGGCCGAGGGGGCAAACAAGGTGCAGTGGATCTGGTGCCTGAACAACGCCGACGTGCCGGGCGAGGGCTGGAACGACGCCGCGCGGGCCTACCCGGGGGCAGAGTACGTGGACTGGGTGGGCCTGGACGGTTACAACTGGGGCACCAATCCGTCCTGGGGTACGTGGACCCCCTTCCGCGACGTCTTCAAGACGGCGTATGACAAAGCCGTCGCGGTCGCGCCGGACAAACCCGTCGTGGTGGCCGAGTTTGCCTCGTCCGAGGTGGGGGGCGACAAGGGTGCGTGGATTCTGAACATGTTCGCGGACCTGCCGAAAGTGTTTCCGCAAATTCGCTCGGTCGTCTGGTTTGACATTCAGAAGGAGGAAGACTGGCGCGTTGGCTCTACCCTGGGTAGTCGGGAGCGGCTGGTCACGGGCCTGCGCAACAAGTTCATACGTGGCAGTGGGACGGCGATGCTGGCCGTGCCCGCGAGTCTCAAGACCCCTGCAGCCGCGCCCGGCACGGGCAGCCGTCCCATTGCCGACTTCGAGCAGTTGCGGGATGGGCGGCTCACGACCGTCGAGGGCGGCAAAGTCTACCTCTCGGGTTACCAGCAAAACGCCGCGCAGTCCAGCACCTTCAGCGGGCAGGAGGCAGGGCGAGAGGCTCCGGCGGTCGTCCTCGCGCCTGGAAACGGCCTGAGCCAGCGGGCGGCCTTCGACTTCGGCATTCGCGCGCCGAACAGCTATGCGGGTGTGGTGCTGACGTTGGACCTGCTGCCCCGTACGGCAGGAGGTGCGGTGGTTTCTGCAGACCTGAGCGGCTTCCGGACCCTGCGGCTCCAACTGGGCGCAAGCGGCACGCACCGCGTCCGGCTGGAACTGCTGGCGGACAGCTCCCTGGGGCTGGCGGATGGCAGCCACCCACAGGTGTATGTGGACGTGGGGCCCGGGCCCCGGGTGATGGAAGTCCCCCTCTCCCGTTTCCTGCAGCCCGACTGGGCCCCAAAAAAGGTCACGCTGGACGAGGTACTGCGTCACCTCGCGTCGATCAACGTGGTGGTGGACCAGATACCCTCCTCGGGCTCCGTGCAGCTTGACGACGTGGGCCTGCTGCCCTGA
- a CDS encoding AMP-binding protein gives MLRPEREALPLPELRALQLAQLRDMLGRLHERVPASRARFEAAGLTPNDLKNLEDLQRFPFTRKADLTAAYPLGLTAVPRKQLRRIHASSGTGGKPTVVAYDAHDLDIFAEVVARSLYAAGARPGMTFHNAYGYGLFTGGLGLHGGAERLGLCTVPVSGGGTERQLALIDDLQPEVIACTPSYALVLADAMEKRGLKPEDLSLRYAVLGAEPWSDKTRHEVEARLGVKATNIYGLSEIIGPGVSNEDAREQQGSYIWEDHFYPEIVDPGTGEPVADGDWGVLVLSSMTRSALPILRYWTGDITRLLPGENRTGRTLRRMDIIRGRSDDLVILRGVNVYPTQLEAVLTRLGQVSPHYEVVLTRTGLMDELTLRVETPEQSAALGEEIERLVKVQVGVTIRCELCESGTLPRSEGGKLRRVRDLRGER, from the coding sequence GTGCTGCGCCCCGAGCGCGAAGCCCTGCCCCTTCCCGAACTGCGCGCTCTGCAACTGGCGCAACTGCGCGACATGCTGGGGCGGCTCCACGAGCGCGTGCCCGCCTCCCGCGCCAGATTCGAGGCCGCGGGGCTGACGCCGAACGACCTGAAAAACCTGGAAGACCTTCAGCGTTTTCCCTTTACGCGCAAGGCGGACCTGACGGCGGCGTATCCGCTCGGCTTGACTGCCGTGCCACGCAAGCAGTTGCGCCGCATCCACGCGAGCAGCGGCACAGGCGGCAAGCCCACCGTGGTGGCCTACGACGCGCACGACCTCGATATTTTTGCGGAAGTGGTGGCCCGCAGCCTGTACGCGGCGGGAGCCCGGCCCGGCATGACCTTTCACAACGCCTACGGGTACGGCCTGTTCACAGGTGGCCTGGGTCTACACGGGGGCGCGGAGCGGCTGGGCCTCTGCACCGTGCCGGTATCGGGGGGGGGCACCGAACGGCAACTCGCGCTGATCGACGACCTCCAGCCGGAAGTCATTGCCTGCACGCCGAGCTACGCCCTGGTGCTGGCCGACGCGATGGAAAAGCGCGGCCTGAAGCCCGAAGACCTGAGCCTGCGGTACGCCGTCCTGGGCGCTGAGCCGTGGTCCGACAAGACGCGGCATGAGGTCGAAGCTCGGCTGGGCGTGAAAGCCACCAACATCTATGGCCTCTCCGAGATCATCGGGCCGGGGGTCAGCAACGAGGACGCACGTGAGCAGCAGGGCAGTTATATCTGGGAAGACCACTTCTACCCCGAGATCGTGGACCCGGGGACAGGCGAGCCTGTGGCGGACGGCGATTGGGGTGTGCTGGTGCTGAGCTCCATGACCCGCTCGGCGCTGCCCATCCTGCGCTACTGGACGGGCGACATCACCCGCCTGCTGCCGGGGGAGAACCGCACGGGCCGGACCCTGCGCCGCATGGACATCATTCGGGGCCGCAGCGACGACCTCGTGATCCTGCGCGGAGTGAACGTGTATCCCACGCAACTGGAAGCCGTGCTGACCCGTCTGGGGCAGGTCAGTCCCCATTACGAGGTGGTGCTGACCCGCACTGGCCTGATGGACGAACTGACCCTACGCGTGGAGACGCCCGAGCAAAGCGCTGCCCTGGGCGAGGAGATCGAGCGCCTCGTCAAGGTGCAGGTGGGTGTGACCATCCGCTGTGAACTGTGCGAATCCGGTACGCTCCCCCGCAGCGAGGGCGGCAAGCTGCGGCGGGTACGCGACCTGCGCGGCGAGCGGTAG
- a CDS encoding FAD-binding oxidoreductase, whose amino-acid sequence MSGWLEALGAALPGRVLTTPADLLAHARDEGTALTSQPGAVVMAQCEADVLATLEVARAHHVPVTPWGAGTSLEGAALPIPGGVSLDLSGMNTVRDPDAVSLSVTVGPGTRRVALNRRLRPHGLWFPVDPGADASLGGMAATNASGTTTLRYGGMRENVAAMRVALMDGRVLALGTAARKSSSGYALGGLFIGSEGTLGVLTALTLRLHPLPSATASMQLAFSDVASAVEASVTFAGLGLGLQRLEFVDGQTIAAVNRHRGRGDPEVPTLWAEVVGRDQADVAAQLALMEEVTRGGGAVVVGQALTPEAATELWAARHGVYDALRAAWPGHATRIADVCVPRSTLAETVARAQVLLAEHDLTAPLVGHIGDGNLHLLLHAPLEDAAAWARIDTLVHALTLHALAVGGTCSGEHGIGLRKRPYLRAEHGEALDVMRDLKTLFDPLNLLNPGKVTGNPANDAAPWSLHDPS is encoded by the coding sequence GTGAGCGGGTGGCTGGAGGCGCTGGGCGCGGCGCTTCCCGGCCGGGTGCTGACCACCCCCGCCGATCTGCTGGCCCACGCGCGGGACGAGGGCACGGCGCTGACCTCCCAGCCCGGCGCGGTGGTCATGGCCCAGTGCGAGGCGGATGTGCTCGCCACCCTGGAAGTGGCCCGAGCCCACCACGTTCCCGTTACGCCCTGGGGCGCGGGAACGAGCCTGGAAGGGGCCGCACTGCCCATCCCCGGCGGCGTCAGCCTTGACCTAAGCGGCATGAACACCGTCCGGGATCCGGACGCGGTCAGCCTGAGCGTTACGGTGGGGCCGGGGACGCGCCGCGTGGCCCTCAACCGCCGCCTGCGCCCACATGGCCTGTGGTTCCCTGTGGACCCCGGTGCGGACGCCTCGCTGGGCGGCATGGCCGCCACGAACGCGAGCGGCACCACCACCCTGCGCTACGGCGGCATGCGCGAAAACGTGGCGGCCATGCGCGTGGCCCTGATGGACGGGCGCGTGCTGGCGCTGGGCACCGCCGCCCGCAAGAGCAGCAGCGGGTACGCCCTGGGCGGGCTCTTTATCGGCTCGGAGGGAACGCTGGGCGTCTTGACGGCCCTGACCCTGAGGCTGCACCCGCTGCCCTCCGCCACAGCCAGCATGCAGCTGGCCTTTTCGGATGTAGCGTCCGCTGTAGAGGCGAGCGTTACCTTCGCCGGGCTGGGCCTGGGATTGCAGCGCCTGGAATTCGTGGACGGGCAGACCATCGCGGCCGTCAACCGCCACCGGGGACGGGGTGACCCAGAAGTGCCCACCCTCTGGGCCGAGGTGGTGGGCCGGGACCAGGCAGACGTGGCCGCGCAACTCGCCCTCATGGAGGAAGTCACGCGGGGAGGAGGCGCCGTGGTGGTGGGCCAGGCCCTGACGCCTGAGGCTGCCACCGAACTGTGGGCTGCTCGGCACGGCGTGTACGACGCCCTGCGCGCGGCCTGGCCCGGTCACGCCACCCGCATTGCGGACGTGTGTGTGCCCCGATCGACACTGGCAGAGACCGTGGCGCGTGCCCAAGTTCTGCTCGCTGAACATGACCTCACCGCACCCCTCGTCGGGCATATTGGGGATGGAAACCTGCACCTGCTGCTGCACGCCCCACTGGAGGACGCGGCGGCCTGGGCACGGATCGACACGCTGGTTCACGCGCTGACCCTGCACGCGCTTGCGGTGGGCGGTACCTGCTCGGGCGAGCACGGAATCGGCCTGCGCAAACGCCCCTACCTGCGGGCCGAACACGGCGAGGCCCTGGACGTCATGCGCGACCTCAAAACCCTGTTCGATCCCCTGAACCTGCTCAATCCGGGTAAGGTGACGGGCAATCCAGCGAATGACGCTGCCCCCTGGAGCCTCCATGACCCATCCTGA